Part of the Rhodoflexus caldus genome, TTGAGTACGGGGTGATTGATTATTTGGTTAAACCGGTGCGCTATCATCGCTTCCATGCTGCCATTCAAAAAATACAGGATTTTACGAAGTCGCGCCTAATTGCCGAACCGGATGACGACAACGTATTTATCAAGGCAGGCAGTCAGCAGTTTATCAAAATACAGTTGAGCAAAATTTTGTATTTAGAATCGCAGTCGGACTACGTCGTGTTTTATATGGAAGGCGGCCAGCAACATATGGTACTGGCCACCATGAAAGCAATGGCTTCTAAACTGCCTTCCAACTTTTTGCGGATTCACCGCTCCTATCTGGTTAATTACCACAAGATAGATACCGTAGAAGACGATTCGGTAACTATTCAGAAAAAGCACATTCCCCTGAGTGGCTCTTATAAGGCCATGCTTTTCAGGCACTTAAAGATGCTTTAATAGGTAGTTATCAAGATTTTGCCGCTTCGCCCTTCTTTTTCCGAATCGGTAACAGCCTGAACCGCATTTTCCAACGGATAAGTAGCCGCTACTTGCACCTTCAATGTGCCGTCGTGCAGCAGGGCGATAATTTCCTGTGCTGCCTTTTGGCGCACTTCGCGGGGAGCCGAACTGAGCCACTCGGTCAGCCAAAAACCCTGAATGGTCAACCCTTTAAAAATCAGCAGCCCGTTGTTTACGGGTGTTTCTTTGAGGCTTAACATGCCATAGACAAACATCTTACCTTTGGCTTTCAGGCTACTAAGTGCCAGCGCCGATACGTCGCCGCCGGTAGCATCAAAGCAGCAGTCCGCCATGGCACCATTGGTAAGTTCTTTTACTCGCTTAGGCAAAAACTCTTTTTCCGTATTGACTACCGCAGCAGCACCCAATGCGAGCAGTTGCTCGGTTTGGCTATCGCGGCGGACAGTGCAAATAACTTTAATGCCTTTGGCGGCCGCCATTTGAATCACCAATTGTGCGAAAGTAGAGCCGCCGGCAGTCAGAATCAGCCATTGACCTTGCTGCAAGCCCGAATCGTGGAGCATAGCCCAAGCGGTAAACGGATTAACAAATATCTGTGCGCCCACTTCAAAAGGCATGGTTGGCGGCAGCGGGAAAATCGCTTTGGCAGAAACAACGGCGTATTCAGACCAAGCCCCGATGGTAGTAAAGGCCACCCGACTTCCAACGGGCAGGTTTACCCCTTCGCCAACGGCTTCTATGATGCCACAGCCTTCAAAGCCCGCACCCGAAGGCAGTTGCGGACGAATGCCGTACATTCCTTGCACGAACATCACGTCAGACGGATTAACGGGGCTTGCCATTACTTTCACCAATACTTCGCCCGCGGCAGGTGTCGGTGTAGGAATTTCTTTCAGTTGCAGCACCTCTTCGGGGCGGCCTGCTTTTTCAAAAATGATGCTTTTCATGCGGTTTGAACGTTTATAACAGAGAGTTGCCACGATTGCGGCTCATATCGGACAAAGGTATTAATTTGCATA contains:
- a CDS encoding LytR/AlgR family response regulator transcription factor, whose product is MRCLIVDDDNITAEMIAEFARRENIFSEVSTCNHPVTALSILEKGNYDVLFLDIEMPDMSGLELLQALNQPVLCILITSKTEHAIEAFEYGVIDYLVKPVRYHRFHAAIQKIQDFTKSRLIAEPDDDNVFIKAGSQQFIKIQLSKILYLESQSDYVVFYMEGGQQHMVLATMKAMASKLPSNFLRIHRSYLVNYHKIDTVEDDSVTIQKKHIPLSGSYKAMLFRHLKML
- a CDS encoding zinc-dependent alcohol dehydrogenase family protein; translated protein: MKSIIFEKAGRPEEVLQLKEIPTPTPAAGEVLVKVMASPVNPSDVMFVQGMYGIRPQLPSGAGFEGCGIIEAVGEGVNLPVGSRVAFTTIGAWSEYAVVSAKAIFPLPPTMPFEVGAQIFVNPFTAWAMLHDSGLQQGQWLILTAGGSTFAQLVIQMAAAKGIKVICTVRRDSQTEQLLALGAAAVVNTEKEFLPKRVKELTNGAMADCCFDATGGDVSALALSSLKAKGKMFVYGMLSLKETPVNNGLLIFKGLTIQGFWLTEWLSSAPREVRQKAAQEIIALLHDGTLKVQVAATYPLENAVQAVTDSEKEGRSGKILITTY